A single genomic interval of Gouania willdenowi chromosome 22, fGouWil2.1, whole genome shotgun sequence harbors:
- the LOC114456001 gene encoding monoacylglycerol lipase ABHD12-like produces the protein MNTCVSVLLTVYASVPVILYLFPWILGHVIYAHLLRLPFFVDLSRPEDVLNNTWNFYLNTEEDISVGVWHTLPVGQYEENDGREPGWHQETLGDGHPVVIYLHGNVGTRAIHHRVQLVKILSAAGYHVFSLDYRGFGDSSGEPSESGLTTDALFLYHWVKRHSRACLVCLWGHSLGSGVATNSAVKLQEQGFPVEALILEAPYTRIGEVVESHALAKFYTFLPGFQGLLWNILEQNNIVFANDENLKTLTSPLMILHSEDDGVVPHHMGLKLYQISLQTRRRLNTSAEVKMISFSARHGYSHNNVYLEPGLPTMVGSFLQNLMQ, from the exons ATGAATACATGTGTGTCTGTACTGCTGACCGTCTACGCCTCAGTGCCTGTGATCCTCTACCTGTTCCCCTGGATACTGGGCCATGTCATCTATGCTCACCTGT TGAGGCTCCCGTTCTTTGTGGATCTAAGccgacctgaggatgtcctgaACAACACGTGGAACTTCTACCTCAACACAGAAGAAGACATCTCAGTAGGAGTGTG GCACACACTGCCTGTGGGTCAGTATGAGGAGAACGATGGGAGGGAGCCTGGATGGCACCAGGAGACACTCGGAGATGGGCATCCTGTTGTTATCTATCTCCATGGCAACGTAGGGACCCG GGCGATACATCACAGAGTGCAGTTAGTCAAG ataCTAAGTGCTGCAGGATACCATGTCTTTTCTTTAGATTACAGAG GTTTCGGTGACTCCTCTGGGGAACCCAGTGAATCTGGTCTGACCACTGACGCCCTCTTCCTGTACCACTGGGTAAAGAGACACAGCAGAGCCTGTCTGGTCTGCCTGTGGGGACACTCACTAGGCTCAGG AGTTGCAACAAATTCTGCTGTAAAACTACAAGAACAAG GATTTCCTGTTGAAGCTTTGATCCTTGAAGCGCCGTACACAAGAATAGGGGAGGTGGTTGAAAGCCATGCACTTGCTAAA TTTTACACGTTCCTTCCAGGGTTCCAGGGCCTGCTTTGGAACATACTGGAACAAAACAACATTGTCTTTGCCAATGATGAAAA TTTGAAGACACTGACCAGCCCTCTCATGATCCTGCACTCTGAGGATGACGGTGTTGTTCCTCATCACATGGGTCTGAAG CTGTACCAGATATCACTGCAGACTCGGAGAAGACTCAACACGAGCGCTGAAGTTAAGATGATTTCCTTCAGTGCACGTCACGGATACTCCCACAACAATGTGTACCTGGAGCCTGGTTTACCCACCATGGTTGG GTCATTCCTTCAAAACCTGATGCAGTAG